The DNA window CGAAGCAGGCGAGTGGGACACCGGCGGACAGTTCGACGCCGTCGTCGGCCGCCTCGTTCTGGTCTTCTGCAAGGATCCGGCAAGGGTCGTACGCCACCACGCCGCGTCGCTGAGGCCCGGCGGGCTCTACCTCGCGATGGAGTGGGACTACCTGACCGCGCGCGCCGACCCGTTCTGCCCGACGGTCTATCGCACGGTCGCGCTGATGGCGGCCGCCGTACGGCACGCCGGCATGGATCCGGCCCTCGGAGCACGGCTCGACGGCGTGCTCGACGAGGCCGGGATCACCGAGACCGAGGCGCTCGGCTTCCGCCCGTTCACCACCACGAAGGACGGCGCCAAGGCGCTCACCGGGCTGGTCTCGACGATGCTGCCGCTGATGGAGCACTCGGGGCTCGTCGACTCCCCCGACTTCGGGTTGGAGACGTTGCGGCATCGGATCGCCGCCGAGGTCGCCGAGGCCAACGCCACGTTCGTCCTGCCGACCCTCGTAGGCGCCTGGGGTCGCACTGCTCGTTGACGTTTGTTGGTGTCCCCCGAGGGAACCTCCCTGGCGAGGCCGAGGAGGTGAAACTGGATGGGAACCATCCTGTGGATTATCGCTGCGATCCTGGTCATTGCCGGCATCGTCGCACTCGTACGTCGCCAAATGATCGCGGGCATCGTGCTGATCATCGTGGGACTGCTCGTCGGGCCTGGTGGCGTCAGTCTGTTCACCTAACGGGGGTATGAGCCGTGTCCGTGCCGTACACCTACGAAATCGATCGACGCGTCAAGGACGATTGGGTGCGGGACGCGGTCGCGGAAGACAGCACCGTCGAG is part of the Tenggerimyces flavus genome and encodes:
- a CDS encoding GPGG-motif small membrane protein, with the protein product MGTILWIIAAILVIAGIVALVRRQMIAGIVLIIVGLLVGPGGVSLFT
- a CDS encoding class I SAM-dependent methyltransferase; this translates as MATINDEYVIGHTTSELLRIDQQAKLLEPATRAIMQVAGLRPGMRVLDVGTGLGDAALTAAELVGPDGQVVGVDRDAEALSQARERARARGLDNVRFEQGEAGEWDTGGQFDAVVGRLVLVFCKDPARVVRHHAASLRPGGLYLAMEWDYLTARADPFCPTVYRTVALMAAAVRHAGMDPALGARLDGVLDEAGITETEALGFRPFTTTKDGAKALTGLVSTMLPLMEHSGLVDSPDFGLETLRHRIAAEVAEANATFVLPTLVGAWGRTAR